A section of the Macadamia integrifolia cultivar HAES 741 chromosome 9, SCU_Mint_v3, whole genome shotgun sequence genome encodes:
- the LOC122088123 gene encoding uncharacterized protein LOC122088123 → MNSHGSLGFKITIFLLVTIFCVSSGSIMEGRHVSNEDYLEAKGLLKRSRRPSIKSIHLEDGDIYDCVPIEKQLAFEHPALKNHTIQMEPTSIPESVKNDKSSNHTRPYIGLKGGGCPVGSVPVRRIQIEEILSFPSVISFGRKDVFIPSEHRWAQVRMLGEFYGTRGVLNVWNPKVSSPDQFSLSQLWILNGEDETIEAGWHVYPQKYGGDTRTRLFTYWTKDNYQHTGCLNLVCPGFVQVSTKAPVGLAVEPVSTYQGAKYEFSLRVQKDTKTSNWWLYYQEEPVGYWPSSLFKGLGSGAATRVDWGGEVVNPKTNNGKWPPMGSGNFPDPNVANYGKSCFISNLSIFKKDSSWDEYPLNPNIFASNSKCYNIIDYGLVDTQRRRVISYGGPGGSC, encoded by the exons ATGAATTCTCATGGTAGTTTAGGCTTCAAAATCACCATATTTCTGTTAGTAACAATTTTTTGTGTTTCTAGCGGTTCTATTATGGAGGGAAGACATGTATCAAATGAAGATTACTTGGAGGCAAAAGGATTATTGAAGCGTTCCCGTCGTCCTAGCATTAAGAGCATTCAT CTCGAGGATGGAGATATCTATGATTGTGTGCCCATAGAAAAACAACTTGCTTTTGAACATCCTGCTCTTAAGAACCATACAATTCAG ATGGAACCAACTTCTATCCCTGAGTCAGTGAAGAATGATAAAAGCTCAAACCATACTCGTCCATATATAGGACTCAAAGGTGGAGGATGTCCAGTTGGATCAGTTCCTGTTCGAAGAATTCAAATTGAAGAAATATTAAGCTTCCCTTCTGTTATATCTTTTGGAAGGAAAGATGTTTTTATCCCATCAGAACATCGG tgggCTCAAGTAAGAATGCTTGGAGAATTTTATGGAACCAGAGGAGTCCTTAATGTATGGAATCCTAAAGTCAGTTCTCCTGATCAATTTAGCCTTTCTCAGTTATGGATTTTGAATGGGGAGGACGAGACCATTGAAGCAGGATGGCAT GTTTATCCACAAAAGTATGGTGGTGACACTAGAACTAGGTTGTTTACATATTGGACA AAGGATAATTATCAACATACTGGGTGTCTCAATCTTGTTTGCCCTGGTTTTGTGCAAGTGAGCACTAAAGCACCAGTTGGTCTTGCGGTGGAGCCGGTTTCCACTTATCAAGGAGCCAAATATGAGTTTAGTCTCCGCGTCCAAAAG GACACAAAGACAAGCAATTGGTGGCTATACTATCAAGAAGAACCTGTAGGTTATTGGCCAAGCAGTCTATTCAAAGGTTTAGGGAGCGGTGCAGCAACTAGAGTTGATTGGGGAGGTGAAGTTGTGAACCCGAAAACCAATAATGGGAAGTGGCCTCCAATGGGTAGCGGTAATTTCCCTGATCCAAACGTAGCAAACTACGGTAAGAGTTGCTTCATTTCGAACCTATCGATTTTCAAGAAAGACTCCTCCTGGGATGAGTATCCTCTTAATCCTAATATATTTGCAAGTAACTCAAAGTGCTATAACATAATTGATTACGGATTGGTTGATACTCAACGTAGAAGAGTTATCTCCTATGGCGGACCTGGTGGTTCATGTTAA